A region of Actinobacillus porcitonsillarum DNA encodes the following proteins:
- a CDS encoding galactose-1-epimerase gives MQLITLENKYLKLTLSPFGASWLSCIVKHPKGEREVLVTTDAKNWQKQTAYFGATVGRYANRIANAQYQLNGKTYQLAANNGRNNLHGGNVGADKVEWEILSQSSQAVKFAYCFADGEEGFGGEVKTTVEYRLNEDCLEIHFEANASQDTPLCLTNHAYFNLSGEPTIKHHRLQLNASHYLPVDESGIPNKPLQAVDGTSFDFRQAKIIGKDLLSDADQQNVKGYDHAFLIAKKSPDFTACLAVEDLTLKLDTSYPAIQIYTGNWLKGQPNMQAGEYEDYAGIALEPEFFPNSPNQPELAKFGGILKANEPYNHKISYQFIF, from the coding sequence ATGCAACTTATCACACTTGAAAACAAATATCTTAAATTAACCCTCTCTCCTTTTGGGGCGTCTTGGCTTTCTTGCATTGTAAAACACCCAAAAGGCGAACGAGAAGTTTTGGTTACCACCGATGCAAAAAATTGGCAAAAACAGACCGCTTACTTTGGCGCAACGGTTGGGCGTTATGCCAACCGCATTGCCAATGCACAATATCAACTCAACGGCAAGACTTACCAACTGGCGGCGAATAACGGTCGCAATAACTTACACGGCGGCAATGTGGGGGCGGATAAAGTGGAATGGGAAATCCTAAGCCAAAGCTCACAAGCGGTTAAATTTGCCTACTGTTTTGCTGACGGCGAAGAAGGGTTTGGCGGCGAGGTAAAAACGACTGTGGAATACCGCCTGAATGAAGATTGCCTTGAAATTCACTTTGAAGCGAACGCTTCGCAAGACACACCGCTTTGCTTGACTAATCACGCCTATTTTAACTTAAGTGGCGAACCGACGATCAAACATCATCGCTTGCAATTAAATGCGAGCCACTATTTACCGGTCGATGAAAGCGGTATTCCCAATAAACCTTTGCAAGCGGTGGACGGGACAAGTTTTGATTTCCGCCAAGCCAAAATCATCGGCAAGGATTTGCTGAGCGATGCCGATCAACAAAACGTAAAAGGCTACGATCACGCTTTCCTTATTGCAAAAAAATCACCAGATTTTACCGCTTGTCTAGCGGTGGAGGATTTAACGCTTAAATTGGATACCAGCTATCCAGCCATTCAAATTTACACGGGCAATTGGCTAAAAGGACAACCCAATATGCAAGCGGGCGAATATGAAGATTATGCCGGTATTGCGTTAGAACCCGAGTTTTTCCCCAACAGCCCAAACCAGCCGGAATTGGCAAAATTTGGCGGTATTTTGAAAGCAAATGAGCCTTATAACCATAAAATAAGTTATCAGTTTATTTTTTAA
- the rlmD gene encoding 23S rRNA (uracil(1939)-C(5))-methyltransferase RlmD, producing MALFYSEKMAKKPQKKTACPVVEIQSLDYQGLGVTKIDGKTWFVEHALPTEKVAIQVIEEKRQYGRAKAVKWLKTAENRQTPSCAIYAQCGGCQMQHIPLEVQRETKQQALFQRLQKLQSSPIALEPMLVGQAKGYRRRTKLSVALQNGNLVMGFRMQNSNLIIPLEQCEILTLALSTLLPSLQNLLANWKQKKLLGHIELVEADNTVAMLLRYMGELDSSDLAQLLAFAEETKLSLFLMNDAQQIEHICGEKPYYKLNDLTLHFSIRDFIQVNAEQNQKMVAQALNWLALEKSDRVLDLFCGMGNFTLPLAQQAGYVVGVEGVEEMVVTARQNAVENQLDNVAFYQTNLDERFVDQPWAAEAFNKVLLDPARNGAYFALDHLCELNPERIVYVSCNPATLVRDAEKLIKSGYSLAKVAVIDMFPHTGHLESISLFVKAK from the coding sequence ATGGCGTTATTTTATTCTGAAAAAATGGCAAAAAAACCACAAAAAAAGACCGCTTGTCCTGTGGTTGAAATTCAATCGTTAGATTATCAAGGGCTTGGAGTAACCAAAATTGATGGCAAAACGTGGTTTGTTGAACACGCACTTCCAACCGAAAAGGTCGCAATTCAAGTGATTGAAGAAAAACGGCAATATGGGCGAGCGAAGGCGGTTAAATGGTTAAAAACCGCAGAAAACCGCCAAACGCCAAGTTGTGCAATTTATGCTCAATGTGGCGGTTGCCAAATGCAGCATATTCCGCTTGAAGTACAAAGAGAAACCAAACAACAAGCGTTATTTCAACGTTTACAAAAACTGCAATCTTCTCCTATTGCACTTGAACCAATGCTCGTTGGGCAAGCGAAAGGCTATCGCCGCCGTACCAAATTAAGTGTTGCGTTGCAAAACGGTAACTTGGTTATGGGATTTCGTATGCAAAATTCCAACCTAATTATACCGCTTGAGCAATGTGAAATTTTAACGCTGGCACTCTCTACCCTTCTTCCTTCATTACAAAATTTATTAGCAAACTGGAAGCAGAAAAAGCTCTTAGGACATATTGAATTGGTGGAAGCAGATAACACCGTGGCGATGTTATTAAGATATATGGGCGAACTCGACTCGTCTGATTTGGCGCAGTTACTTGCGTTCGCAGAAGAAACCAAACTTTCGCTGTTTTTGATGAATGATGCGCAGCAAATTGAGCATATTTGTGGCGAAAAACCATACTATAAACTTAATGATTTAACGCTACATTTTTCTATTCGTGATTTTATTCAGGTCAATGCCGAACAAAATCAAAAAATGGTCGCACAAGCCTTAAATTGGTTAGCCCTTGAAAAATCGGATCGGGTTTTGGATTTGTTCTGTGGGATGGGAAACTTTACCTTACCGCTTGCACAACAAGCCGGCTATGTTGTCGGTGTGGAAGGGGTTGAAGAGATGGTTGTTACCGCACGCCAAAATGCCGTTGAAAACCAGTTGGATAATGTTGCCTTTTATCAAACCAATTTAGATGAGCGTTTTGTCGATCAGCCATGGGCGGCAGAAGCATTTAATAAGGTGTTGTTAGATCCGGCTCGCAATGGGGCTTATTTTGCGTTAGATCATTTATGTGAACTGAATCCCGAGCGGATCGTTTATGTCTCTTGCAATCCGGCAACTTTAGTTCGAGATGCCGAAAAACTCATAAAATCAGGCTACTCTCTGGCGAAAGTAGCCGTAATCGATATGTTCCCTCATACGGGGCATTTAGAGTCCATTTCGCTTTTTGTTAAAGCGAAATAA
- a CDS encoding IS110 family transposase codes for MDNPLYYVGIDIAKAKFDVAIKLQNGKHKHKVFKNNPEGFQSLMQWLNTFGETFHCVMEATNIYHEALADFLFQQQITVSVINPKCSANFTRTDNLRSKTDKIDAKMLADYADEKRHKLPIYQPISPAQRELLRKNRQLDHLKKQLAQEKTRLTMLIDSDCIASTQQMIAFIKAQINALEKTIKQCVNADNTLKNNVKLLCTIPAIGFATAVQLIAHLGDGNRFKNAKAAATFTGLTPMIKSSGKSLNTVIGISKIGQSDIRKALFCPAMNFAFGCYKNSVYRSFVLRLLECGKPKMVIITALMRKLVTIAQAVLQKQTAFNLDTFMK; via the coding sequence ATGGATAACCCATTATATTACGTTGGCATTGATATTGCCAAAGCTAAATTTGATGTTGCCATTAAATTACAAAACGGCAAACATAAGCATAAAGTGTTTAAAAATAATCCGGAAGGATTTCAATCACTTATGCAGTGGCTCAATACATTTGGTGAAACTTTTCACTGCGTAATGGAAGCCACCAATATTTATCACGAAGCCCTAGCTGATTTTCTGTTTCAACAGCAAATCACCGTTAGCGTAATTAACCCTAAATGTAGTGCAAATTTCACGAGAACCGATAATTTACGCTCTAAAACCGACAAAATCGACGCCAAAATGCTTGCCGATTATGCCGATGAAAAGCGTCATAAATTACCGATTTATCAGCCAATTTCCCCTGCTCAACGGGAATTGTTGCGTAAAAATCGCCAACTTGACCACCTGAAAAAACAGTTGGCACAAGAAAAAACACGGCTAACGATGTTGATTGATAGCGATTGCATTGCTTCAACACAGCAGATGATTGCCTTCATCAAAGCGCAGATTAATGCTTTGGAGAAAACGATTAAACAGTGCGTTAATGCAGATAACACATTGAAAAACAATGTAAAATTGCTTTGCACTATTCCTGCTATTGGCTTTGCAACCGCCGTTCAACTGATTGCCCATTTAGGTGATGGCAATCGTTTTAAAAATGCAAAAGCTGCAGCCACTTTTACAGGCTTAACCCCGATGATTAAAAGTTCGGGGAAAAGTTTAAATACCGTTATTGGTATCTCAAAAATCGGGCAATCCGACATTCGCAAGGCGCTCTTTTGTCCTGCAATGAATTTTGCCTTTGGCTGCTACAAAAATAGCGTATATCGCTCGTTTGTATTGCGGTTGCTTGAGTGTGGTAAGCCTAAAATGGTAATTATCACTGCTTTAATGCGTAAATTAGTCACTATTGCACAGGCTGTATTGCAAAAACAGACGGCATTTAATTTAGATACATTTATGAAATAA
- a CDS encoding glycoside hydrolase family 2 TIM barrel-domain containing protein, with amino-acid sequence MQLPNYFQDPNILHVNTLPHHAYFIPHQSLETTEAREHSAYFTLLNGDWDFNYYESYHQLPQDFLTMAFEHKIPVPSNWQNHGFDRHHYTNINYPFPFDPPFVPHQNPCGVYHRAFTAQPNTAKRYLLNFEGVDSCLFVYLNKQFVGYSQISHNTSEFDVTEYLQQGTNHLTVVVLKWCDGSYLEDQDKFRMSGIFRDVYLLERPENYLQDFFIRYELDEHFSQAELRLETQFIGQKQPLDIQLFAPNGALVLQQQAVDFCEKITNIQLWNAELPQLYTLVLRYADEVIVQKIGFRKAEVKEGIFYFNGQPIKFRGVNRHDSDPKTGYTISYAQALKDLQLMKQHNINAIRTAHYPNAPWFSELCDQYGFYLIGEADVEAHGASMLTVKTPEPSIFLNHENDPETARIRQETIDNFCYFARDPAFKKAILDRQQANVERDKNRTSIIIWSLGNESGYGENFEAAAEWIKSRDPSRLVHYESSIYQHTQHQNDLSNLDFYSEMYGSTEDIDRYCEEPKAKPFILCEYTHAMGNSNGDAEDYWQAFQRHRQSCGGFVWEWCDHAPYLPNGKFGYGGDFGDTPNDGNFCMDGLVSPDRIPHSNLLELKNVNRPVRASYQNGELRLHNYLDFTDLADFVTVHYEFVQNGVVTSGGKCQIDCKPQQSAVLNLPMPENNGEHWLLNLRYTQNHASALLAKHHELGFDQILLYPQNHFKKQPLVKEATHFDVNETALTVEIKNGDYRYLFDKQKGIFSHIEKNEVAQIEQPLDFVIWRAPTDNDRLIRETWQNAGYDKAYSRAYETAVNVTDQAVEITVKSAILAVARGRILTLDLRYQIWANGQISLHIQGQRAGYLPFLPRFGLRFYLPKQQISMAEPLEYFGYGEAESYIDKHHLAKLGIYHTTAKTNHTDYVKPQENGSHFGCEYLKVNGLYISADKAFSFNLSPYTAEELTTKKHHYELEEAASTILCVDYKMSGIGSNSCGPNLKDEYRLNEERIEITFYLNFN; translated from the coding sequence ATGCAACTTCCAAACTATTTCCAAGATCCAAATATATTACACGTTAATACCTTGCCGCATCACGCCTATTTTATTCCTCATCAAAGTTTAGAAACCACCGAGGCACGGGAACATTCTGCCTATTTTACCTTGCTTAATGGCGATTGGGATTTCAATTATTACGAAAGCTATCATCAACTGCCTCAAGATTTTTTAACGATGGCGTTTGAGCATAAAATCCCCGTGCCGTCTAATTGGCAAAATCACGGTTTTGATCGACACCACTACACAAATATCAACTATCCATTCCCGTTTGATCCACCGTTTGTACCGCATCAAAACCCTTGCGGTGTTTATCATCGCGCCTTTACGGCACAGCCTAACACGGCGAAACGCTATTTATTGAATTTTGAAGGCGTGGACTCTTGCTTGTTTGTTTACCTCAACAAGCAATTTGTCGGGTATAGCCAAATTAGCCATAACACTTCAGAATTTGATGTGACGGAATACCTGCAACAAGGCACAAATCATTTAACGGTCGTGGTTTTAAAATGGTGTGATGGTAGTTATTTGGAAGATCAGGATAAATTCCGAATGTCGGGCATTTTCCGAGATGTTTATTTGCTGGAACGCCCAGAAAATTATTTGCAGGATTTCTTTATCCGCTATGAATTAGATGAGCATTTTAGCCAAGCGGAACTTCGTTTGGAAACGCAATTTATCGGGCAAAAACAACCGCTTGATATTCAGCTTTTTGCCCCAAACGGTGCTTTAGTTTTACAACAACAAGCGGTCGATTTTTGTGAAAAAATCACGAATATTCAACTTTGGAATGCAGAGCTGCCACAGCTTTACACCTTGGTTTTACGCTATGCCGATGAAGTGATCGTCCAAAAAATCGGCTTTAGAAAAGCGGAAGTGAAAGAAGGCATTTTCTATTTCAATGGGCAGCCAATTAAATTTAGAGGCGTGAACCGCCACGACAGCGATCCGAAAACGGGTTATACCATCAGTTATGCACAAGCCTTGAAAGATTTACAGTTGATGAAGCAACATAACATCAATGCCATTCGTACCGCCCATTATCCGAATGCGCCTTGGTTTAGTGAGCTTTGCGATCAATATGGTTTTTACTTGATTGGCGAAGCCGATGTGGAAGCACACGGGGCGAGTATGCTCACGGTCAAAACACCGGAACCGAGCATTTTCCTCAATCACGAAAACGATCCTGAAACGGCCCGTATTCGCCAAGAGACCATCGATAATTTCTGCTATTTTGCACGTGATCCAGCCTTTAAAAAGGCAATTTTAGATCGCCAACAAGCGAATGTAGAACGAGACAAAAACCGCACTTCGATTATTATTTGGTCGCTAGGCAATGAAAGTGGCTACGGCGAGAATTTTGAGGCGGCTGCCGAATGGATAAAATCACGCGATCCTTCTCGTTTGGTGCATTATGAAAGCTCAATTTATCAACATACTCAACACCAAAATGATCTCTCAAATTTAGATTTTTACAGTGAAATGTACGGCTCGACAGAAGATATTGACCGCTATTGCGAAGAGCCGAAAGCGAAGCCGTTTATCTTATGTGAGTACACTCACGCAATGGGGAATTCTAACGGTGATGCGGAAGATTATTGGCAAGCGTTCCAACGCCATCGCCAATCTTGTGGCGGCTTTGTGTGGGAATGGTGCGATCACGCCCCTTATTTACCAAACGGTAAATTTGGTTATGGCGGCGATTTTGGCGACACACCGAATGACGGCAATTTCTGTATGGACGGTTTAGTTTCTCCGGATCGCATCCCACACAGCAATTTATTAGAGCTGAAAAACGTTAATCGCCCTGTTCGAGCAAGCTATCAAAATGGCGAATTACGTCTTCACAATTACCTTGATTTTACGGATTTAGCCGATTTCGTAACGGTGCATTATGAATTTGTCCAAAACGGCGTGGTAACAAGCGGTGGAAAATGCCAAATTGATTGCAAACCGCAGCAAAGTGCCGTGCTCAATTTGCCGATGCCTGAAAATAACGGCGAACATTGGCTATTAAATTTACGTTATACGCAAAATCACGCTTCGGCATTGCTGGCGAAGCATCACGAGTTAGGCTTTGATCAAATTTTGCTTTATCCGCAAAATCACTTCAAAAAACAACCGCTTGTTAAAGAAGCAACCCACTTTGACGTAAACGAAACAGCTCTAACCGTTGAGATCAAAAATGGCGATTATCGCTATCTGTTCGATAAACAGAAAGGCATTTTCAGCCATATTGAGAAAAACGAAGTGGCACAAATTGAACAACCGCTGGATTTTGTGATTTGGCGAGCACCAACGGATAACGACCGCCTTATTCGTGAAACGTGGCAAAATGCAGGTTACGATAAAGCTTATAGTCGAGCTTATGAAACAGCGGTAAATGTTACAGATCAAGCGGTTGAAATTACCGTGAAATCTGCCATTTTAGCGGTTGCCCGTGGACGCATTTTAACTTTAGACCTCCGTTATCAAATTTGGGCGAACGGGCAAATTTCATTGCATATTCAAGGGCAACGGGCAGGATATTTACCGTTTTTACCTCGCTTTGGGTTACGTTTCTATTTACCAAAACAGCAAATTTCTATGGCAGAGCCATTAGAGTATTTTGGCTATGGCGAAGCGGAAAGTTACATTGATAAACATCATTTAGCAAAATTGGGGATTTACCACACAACGGCAAAAACGAACCATACGGATTACGTTAAACCGCAAGAAAATGGTAGCCATTTTGGTTGTGAGTATTTGAAAGTAAATGGTTTGTACATTAGTGCAGATAAAGCGTTTAGCTTTAACCTCTCGCCTTATACCGCCGAAGAACTGACCACGAAAAAACACCATTATGAACTAGAAGAAGCGGCTTCGACTATTTTATGTGTGGATTACAAAATGAGTGGCATCGGCTCTAACTCTTGCGGCCCGAATTTGAAAGATGAGTATCGTTTGAATGAGGAGCGGATAGAAATCACGTTCTATTTAAATTTCAATTAA
- the udp gene encoding uridine phosphorylase: protein MSEVFHLGLTKAMLNGAKVAIIPGDPARSERIAAKLENPTFLASHREFNSWLGYADGEPIVVCSTGIGGPSTSICVEELAQLGVRTFLRIGTTGAIQPHINVGDLLVTTGAVRLDGASQHFAPLAYPAVADFECTTALHQAALAQGVQTYVGITASSDTFYPGQERYDTYSGKVYPAYQGSLKQWQDLHVMNYEMESATLFTMCAALGLKAGMVAGVIVNRTQQEIPNETTMKSTEENAIAAVVAAARQLAKN from the coding sequence ATGTCTGAAGTATTCCATTTAGGCTTAACCAAAGCAATGTTAAACGGCGCGAAAGTGGCGATTATTCCGGGCGATCCGGCAAGAAGTGAGCGCATTGCGGCAAAATTAGAAAATCCAACCTTTTTAGCCAGTCATCGTGAATTTAACTCTTGGTTAGGGTATGCCGATGGCGAGCCGATTGTGGTTTGTTCTACGGGGATTGGCGGTCCTTCAACCTCTATCTGTGTGGAAGAGTTAGCGCAACTAGGTGTGCGTACCTTCTTACGTATTGGTACAACTGGTGCGATTCAACCGCATATCAATGTCGGCGATTTATTAGTTACCACAGGGGCGGTGCGTTTAGATGGTGCGAGCCAACATTTTGCGCCATTGGCTTATCCAGCGGTAGCAGATTTTGAATGTACCACCGCATTACATCAAGCGGCATTAGCGCAAGGTGTTCAAACTTATGTCGGGATTACCGCTTCATCAGATACATTCTACCCAGGGCAAGAGCGTTACGATACCTATTCAGGCAAAGTGTATCCGGCATATCAAGGTAGCCTAAAACAGTGGCAAGATTTACACGTGATGAATTACGAAATGGAATCGGCAACGCTATTTACAATGTGTGCTGCGTTAGGCTTAAAAGCTGGTATGGTTGCCGGTGTGATTGTAAACCGTACTCAACAAGAGATTCCAAATGAAACAACAATGAAGAGTACGGAAGAAAATGCGATTGCCGCTGTTGTGGCAGCCGCTCGCCAATTAGCTAAAAACTAA
- a CDS encoding DUF2813 domain-containing protein: MYLKFVEIHGFRGINSLFLKLLPNMVLIGENTWGKSSLLGALSTIFSSSDELYQFTESDFHVEFGSQPKKHPQIRLRFTFCEERGNEHREAELKPCRGLFVTDDKGLHSLHLEVFGERNNGEVTTHYRFTNERHRVISCENEQEVIRYLIQRHPVYRLRDARLNKSINQVQLTPMPINASDQAFVQELEALALLMKYYFLTAQSRKKALEAMQDNAFLWEKAKALCIRLQKAPHLAEKVREYLSAFFVRDKKLANIGTPIILFEDLDTQLHPRMIAILWALISQLQIQRITTTNSMELLSHIPLKEICRLVRYPDHTQAYQIESSMLGKEDLRKLTFHIHHNRGLALFAKTWILVEGETEVWILEEMAKLLNIDLDIEGIRIVEFAQCGLRPLIKYAKAMGIEWYVLTDGDDAGLRYADTVQSLEDNFASRLTILPYRDIEHFFYHSGFKAVFLKLARWQPNGKFYPTSQIIKRAVHFTSKPDLAIALSKEMELRGEDKIPVLFKQLFESVLLLTQKV, from the coding sequence ATGTACCTAAAATTTGTTGAAATTCACGGATTTCGTGGCATTAATTCCCTCTTTCTGAAATTACTCCCAAATATGGTGCTGATTGGCGAAAATACTTGGGGTAAATCCAGTTTATTAGGGGCGTTGAGTACGATCTTCAGTTCCAGTGACGAGCTTTATCAATTTACAGAAAGTGATTTCCACGTGGAATTTGGTAGCCAGCCGAAAAAACACCCACAAATTCGGCTACGTTTTACGTTTTGTGAAGAGCGGGGAAACGAACATCGAGAAGCCGAGTTAAAACCTTGCCGTGGATTATTTGTCACTGACGATAAAGGTTTACACTCTCTTCATTTGGAGGTTTTTGGAGAACGGAATAACGGGGAGGTTACAACACATTATCGTTTTACGAATGAACGACATCGAGTGATAAGCTGTGAAAACGAACAAGAGGTTATCCGTTATTTAATCCAGAGACATCCCGTTTATCGTTTACGTGATGCACGTTTAAATAAATCGATCAATCAGGTGCAATTGACACCGATGCCGATTAACGCTTCAGATCAAGCATTTGTGCAAGAGTTAGAAGCCCTTGCATTGTTGATGAAGTACTATTTTTTAACGGCACAAAGCCGAAAAAAAGCCCTCGAAGCTATGCAAGATAACGCTTTTTTATGGGAAAAAGCAAAAGCACTTTGTATTCGATTACAAAAAGCCCCTCATCTTGCCGAAAAAGTCCGTGAATATCTCTCAGCATTTTTTGTTCGGGATAAAAAATTAGCCAATATAGGCACGCCGATCATCTTATTTGAAGATCTTGATACGCAATTACACCCTAGAATGATTGCTATCTTATGGGCTTTAATCAGCCAATTGCAAATTCAGCGGATTACCACTACCAATTCAATGGAGTTGTTATCACATATTCCATTAAAAGAGATCTGCAGATTAGTGCGTTACCCAGATCATACTCAGGCTTACCAAATTGAAAGTAGTATGTTAGGCAAAGAAGATTTAAGAAAACTGACCTTTCATATTCATCACAATCGAGGACTAGCGCTTTTTGCCAAAACGTGGATTTTAGTAGAAGGCGAAACAGAAGTTTGGATTTTGGAAGAGATGGCAAAATTACTGAATATCGATTTAGATATTGAGGGAATCCGGATTGTCGAATTTGCCCAATGTGGTTTAAGACCGCTGATTAAATATGCCAAAGCAATGGGGATTGAATGGTACGTCTTGACCGATGGCGATGATGCCGGCTTGCGTTATGCCGATACCGTTCAAAGTTTAGAGGATAATTTTGCCAGCCGTTTGACCATCTTACCTTATCGGGATATTGAGCATTTCTTTTATCATTCCGGTTTTAAAGCGGTTTTCCTAAAATTGGCTCGCTGGCAGCCGAATGGAAAATTTTATCCCACCTCGCAAATTATTAAACGTGCAGTACATTTTACCTCTAAACCTGATTTAGCGATTGCGCTTTCAAAAGAGATGGAATTAAGAGGAGAAGATAAAATCCCCGTTTTATTTAAACAGCTATTTGAAAGTGTGCTATTGCTTACGCAAAAGGTGTAA
- the ppnN gene encoding nucleotide 5'-monophosphate nucleosidase PpnN: MSRYRIAPKGSMEQLSQLEVELLKKEAKGSLYPLYRNCSLAVLNSGAVTDDSRALLAQYQHFDIELVACEKSIVLELHNPPETAFVDQKIIRNIQYHLFSVLRDIIFVNGMTERLKGVLDIPLSKYSSNLIFSILRNAKAFPANNDLNLVVCWGGHSISETEYQYCKTVGTELGLRELNIITGCGTGVMEAPMRGAAIGHAHQRYKNSRFIGITEPSIIASEPPNPIVNELIIMPDIEKRLEAFVRFGHGIIIFPGGPGTLEELLYILGIKLNFANHDQQLPVILTAPRASANYFEEIDRFIGETLGKEAQALYEIIIDDPALVAKKMKSSIARLKQQRSQNGEAYHFNWSLNIPEALIKPFVPTHHSMAQLNLHFEQSKEALAANLRCAFSGIVAGNIKPETQALIEKEGRFKLSGDPLLMEKMDRLLQSLVQQNRMKLPTEKAYQPCYEILK, encoded by the coding sequence ATGAGTCGTTATAGAATCGCCCCCAAAGGAAGCATGGAACAACTCTCTCAGTTAGAAGTGGAGCTATTGAAAAAAGAAGCCAAAGGGAGTTTATACCCGCTTTATCGTAATTGCTCGCTGGCGGTGTTAAATTCAGGGGCGGTAACGGATGATAGTCGGGCGCTTTTAGCACAATATCAACATTTTGATATTGAATTAGTGGCTTGTGAGAAAAGTATCGTGCTTGAATTGCATAATCCACCTGAAACGGCATTTGTCGATCAAAAAATTATCCGAAATATCCAATATCATCTCTTTTCTGTATTGCGTGATATTATTTTTGTAAACGGTATGACCGAGCGGTTAAAAGGCGTTTTGGACATTCCATTATCCAAATACAGCAGTAATTTGATCTTCTCTATTTTACGTAACGCTAAGGCATTTCCGGCAAACAATGATTTAAATCTGGTGGTTTGTTGGGGAGGACACTCTATTAGTGAAACAGAATATCAGTATTGTAAAACGGTAGGAACAGAGCTAGGTTTAAGAGAGCTTAACATCATTACCGGTTGTGGCACAGGAGTGATGGAAGCACCGATGAGAGGTGCGGCTATTGGGCATGCCCATCAGCGTTACAAAAATAGCCGTTTTATCGGCATTACTGAGCCTTCCATTATTGCTTCCGAACCACCGAACCCTATTGTTAATGAACTTATCATTATGCCCGACATCGAAAAACGCCTTGAAGCCTTTGTGCGTTTTGGGCACGGTATCATTATTTTTCCGGGCGGGCCGGGGACATTAGAAGAGCTTTTGTATATTTTGGGAATTAAACTCAACTTTGCCAATCACGATCAGCAACTTCCGGTTATCTTAACGGCGCCGAGAGCATCTGCAAATTACTTTGAAGAAATCGACCGCTTCATTGGCGAAACCTTAGGGAAAGAAGCACAGGCGTTGTATGAAATTATCATTGATGATCCGGCTTTAGTGGCGAAAAAAATGAAATCTTCAATCGCCCGTTTAAAACAGCAACGTAGCCAAAATGGTGAGGCTTATCATTTCAATTGGTCGCTCAACATTCCGGAAGCCTTGATTAAACCTTTTGTGCCAACGCATCATTCAATGGCACAACTGAATTTACATTTTGAACAATCGAAAGAGGCACTTGCCGCAAACTTACGCTGTGCATTTTCGGGCATTGTGGCAGGAAATATTAAACCTGAAACCCAGGCATTGATTGAAAAAGAAGGGCGGTTTAAGTTATCGGGCGATCCGCTGTTGATGGAAAAAATGGATCGGCTTTTACAATCACTGGTGCAACAAAATCGAATGAAATTGCCGACAGAAAAAGCCTATCAGCCTTGTTATGAAATCCTGAAGTAG